The Epinephelus lanceolatus isolate andai-2023 chromosome 13, ASM4190304v1, whole genome shotgun sequence genomic interval CTCCATCCAAAACACTAAAAGTTTGCCTTCCTTTTACTTCTGTGTTAAAGGTTTTGATGTTACTTGCTGCATGAAGTGTCACCTGAAGTTCAACCTCCGCAACTATGTAGCTTCTTGTTACTGAAAACTGTCTTTACGTCACCTTATTCCTCTAGTAGCTATGTGGCTGGTTAACACCAGAGATAAGAAACAGGGTGAAAGTTATGACCCATGCTCTGCTATCACTCTTTGTCAGCCTCTAAGGTGGGGGTCAGCGGGTGTGTTCCGTCCTGTCCAGGTGGAAGGGTCTGATTGGCTGGGGCTCCTGACAGCAGCTCTCCCACGCTGCCACAGTAGAGCAGGGAACGCATGGGCCACTTCTGAGGACAGAGACGGGACACTGAGTTAGCTCCTAATGCTAATATGATTAGCACCATGATGAACTAGTCAGAACTCATCTGGATAAATGTAACAATATGCTGCTTTTGTCCGGAGTTACACCTCTCAGGCTACACACAGGCTGCTCACTGTATTAGCTAGTTATCTAAAGGTGATATCAGTGGTTTTATGTACTTACAACTGAATCAAATTAGCCAGTTATCTAAATGTAATGTCAGTGGTGTTATGTATGTATAATTAGATAAAAAATTGCTAGTTATCTAACGGTAATATCAGTAGTTTTATGTACTTACAACTAAATAAAATTAGCTACTTGTCTAAAGGtaataatcattttgtgtaCTTATAACTAGAtaaaattagctagttagccaaggccctgacacaccaagctgatggttTGCCATCAGTCAAAGTTGGGCCATTGTTGAATATCTGCCACCTTAGGCAGTGCAGTGTGTCCCGCATCATTGGCTCCAGACAGTATTTGTTGGCCTTTTTTCTGCTGATTCATGTTGAAATTGTTGGCGTTGTCACAGTGGAGTCCGTCAGCGAATGAAATCATTCTGGTAAgcatttcagctcagtgcacgagaagagaaacgcaagtgaggaatgtaaacaaagagttaagtcaagagggagtcAAATTAAACTTGTTACATGAGgtaagattgtttttctttagccacAAGCTCTTTGGCAGAAACGTTTACTGATGGTTTgagttattgttcactggcacacagcaaatatgctctgttctttcaacattagATTGTGTTAtcaatgtgctaactggctaactagcgtcaagacgatcttccagtttccctttttggatGACAATTACAGACGACTGCCATCTGTTGGTATGGAGGGGTATGTCCtttcatgcaggtgcagaacatacatgcCTGTTGCCCATCAGAttgctgtgtttatgtgcaaCTTTCTGGCCGAGACATGACGAGAGACGTGGCAGCAGGGGGCTCTTGTCACCGCTATTTCTCCAACatctgtttggtgtgtctgggccttaaaagtaaaatattagTGGATTTATTTACTGATATCTGAATAAAACTAGTTAATTATTTAAAGCTAATATTGGCTGTTTTATGTATTATAATGAGATAAAATTAGCTAGTTTTCTAAAGGTAATATTGGTGGTTTTATGTACTTGTAGCTAAATAAAACTAGTCAGTTATCTTAGGGTCATATTGGTGAACATAATTACTTATAACTAGATAAAATTAGCTAGTTATCTAAAGGTAATGTTAGTGGTTTAATCTGCATGTAAGTAAATCAAATAAGTTAGTTATCTGTATGTAATATTAGTGGTTTTATGTTAGTTATCTTAGGGTCATAATAGTGGTCTTAAGTACTTCACTAGATAAAATTAGCTAGTTATCTCAAGGTAATATTAGTGATTTTGTGTACTTCCAACTAGGAGGGATAGACAGATCTTGAGGTCAGAATGACTGTTTTAAGCACTTCTAACTAGATAAAAATAGCCAGTTATCCAAAATGATAAAGGTGGTTTTAAGTACTCATCACTGGATAAATTCAGTTAGTTAGCTTAAGGTCATAATGGTTTCTTTATGTAATTATtatagcaaaataaaataagctaGTTATCTAAAGGTAATCTCAATGGTTTTATGTATGTGTAACGAAATAAAaatagctagttagctaactttTTTTTCAGTAGTCATATCATAACATTACTAAAAGTTTCAGTATCTCCCGACTGACAGATAGGCCTGTATGTCATGGTTTTTATCACAGTTACAGACACATGATTTGTGACTGTCAATCTTTAACTAGCGTTTGTGGTTGGGGCCCTCAAAGTGAGAAAGGACCCTAAGCCTGTCTCCCCTTACTGTCTCATAGGATGATTATCATCTATATATCCAGCAGGCCAGGTCATGTCCTGTATATGAATAACAGTCGGTGTATCGTATTCAACATGATAAGCAGTACGTTGTTGGTTCTTATCCTTACCTTGACAGGATGCAGGTATCCACCTGGCCTGGACGGTAGGGTGTGCTCAGCAAGCGTCCCTCCCTGGTCCAGCGTCTCTGTTAGGTAAGCTATGTAGTTCGTAGCCAGGACCAGAACATCCAGCTTGGACAGCTTGGTGTCTGGTGGGACTGAGGGCAGAGCAGCCTGAGGACAGACGAGGAGGAATAAGCTCTAAACTGAACTGCATTCATTGATGTTAAATTCAAAAGCATTATGCACAGACATTACACACAAATGCTTGTAAGGACTGTCAAATCTGTGAGTGAGACCTCTGACCACATTAAAGTTTTTGATTCCCTCTAAAGCTAAGTGAACTGAAAATGATTGGTTTTAATATGTAGGATGGCTTGATGGCCTAGTTTAAAAGAGACTTTAGTTTGTCTCTTTAATAAGCGCAACAACAATGTGTGCAGTATGTCCATTACCCAGATGTGTGATACAGTAATTAGACCAATATTCCCTCACAGGTTTGAGCATCACAGAAAATATGAGTCTTTAAGAAAATGAATCTGCTCATTAACCAATATGGAGATCATTGTTTTTTACAGATGTTCTCGATACTGAGTTCACTCTTTCACAAGTCAGCACAACAGAGGTTGAGTGGGCTAAACTGTGACTCATTTTTCTTTGCAGATGGTGTCACTTTTTATTCCACCTAaaagtttttctcaattgcttAATCACAAAAAACCCACACCCTTACGTCATTTcctaaaagcacacacacacacacacacactttccataACCGTAAACTGTTTCCACAtgtttcaaaatttaaaaactctCCCAGCAAAACCTTACACAAAAGTGGCCAAATAGCCATCCATTGCACTGTGTGTTTATTCAGCAAGCACATGCTCTCAACATAATTAACTCAAGTCATCACAACCTAAACTTAAATACCACACCTTTTTCCAGGTGCAAACACTAAGCCACAAAAATTGCTAACACACCAATCAGAATTGTTCGGGTCAATAAATAGGGCCTtggggcatgtgtgtgtgcatgtgttatggAGTAATGGATCCTAACAATGCTGAAATTGCAAGATaacagagaggaagacaacaACAAGTAATCTCAGATGAAATTTGTGCGCTGGATAGCTAGTGCAAGATAATGTGGGGTGTTGATGAGACATTATGGCCTGACCCAGACCTGAGATGAGGTGATGGGCATGCTGCTGCTGATTAACCTGTACATTTGCAGCATTTGGAAATCAAGCTTTTGGAAACTGCATTTTACTGTGCATGGACTTCTCATTACACATTTTATTAGTGTGACATTACCAAGGTTTTTCACCAAAACAGCATATACATTGGCATTCACTTATCCACGAATGTAAGAGGTATTTATTACAGGGCTGTTTTTGAATTTATCTGGTCAGGGTGTCCCTAAAACAATTAACTGGATAGTCAGTGCTGTAATTTTACAAAGTTTTAAATAATCTCTCTGAAAAAACTTCTACTAAACATTTTGGTAGCAGTGTTTTGAATTAGCCTAATCCCTGTGGTGTGAAGCAAACACATGTAGTCTTTGTTTTTGacagcttgtgtgtgttgtatgaGGACAACGTTTGAACTGAACCCAGAAGTTGGATGTTTGTACCCTTGGGTGTGAGTTTTtcaagttgtgtgtgtgagaagagtTGCTCCAGGAATTATTTCTAAGCAattgagaaaaatgtttttcaaaccCCACTGAGGATCTCTTCTCCTTATGGAGGTGGACCAGCAGGGACATGATGAGATGGACACAATGAATGCTGGATGTCTGTAAACATCTGAAGAAGATTGCCAGGGATGGATCAGGTATACACTGTTGTATATTTATATCTGTAGCTGTTTTATACACTGCAAAACTGGCAAACAAAGTCTGTTGAAGCATGCTGCAACATTTCTGATTAATTGAAGTGAGGTAACACAGTCTATGCaataactagaattaccaccccgCAGTTGTATGCATCCGTGCATCAGCCAAGTTTCTCTTACGgttcacatccatgtctgtgaaaacttGGATGCTGCACACTCatcttccccccagcagcagagaaaatctatgcaatcagcacagtttcaaggtggacacccaggATTAGTGTCATCAACTCAGTATCTGactaaatgtctccccttctgttcctgagatataatgttgaataatggccagaaaagtgttttatgagaattcaattttatttcaattcaattttatttataaagcccaatatcacaaatgacaatttgcctcagagggctttacagcatacgacatccctctgtccttaggaccctcacagtggataaggaaaaactccccccaaagaTTAGACAAGATAGACAAagtcacagcaaccttgacctctgacccttgaccaccaaaatgtaatctgtTCATCCTCAAGTCCAAGTAAAtgtgtgtgccaaatttgaagaaattccctcaaggcgttcttgtgATATTGCAtgcacaagaatgagacaaaaagGTCACAGCgtccctgacctttgaccaatgactaccaaaatctaatcagttcatcgttaagtccaagtggacattttaaacaaattttaagaaactctcttgaggcattcttgagatattgcattcccAAGGAtaagacggacggacagacggacaaacCACTGGCCACGGCTGCCACCGGCATGAAGGCACAAAAAGAGCCTTTCTTTCAGTTGTAATGGAGTCTTTGTCTTtgcttaataaataaataaaagacaatcaTGATCCATATTGTAATGCTACCTGTTGTTGGGGATTTAGGTCGCTGTGTTaagagacaaaatgtttctgttgggACACATGTCAGTGTTCTGAAACAAAAAAGTTGACTATAACtcaagctatttttttttctagagTTAGGGCTGTCTtgtatacatgcacaaacactagagatgttcaaaataaattaatcaaaCTGAATTCAACACCCAAGCAAGAAGCAGGTGGGAAAACACAAATGTTTCAGACTTAATAAAAGCACAAGACAACATTTGGAAAAGTGAATGTCTGTGAGTGTCATGAGTACCTGCAGGCTGTGGAAGGCCTGTCGCAGGTTGCGTACACGGCTCCTCTCTCGAGCTGCATTTTCTGGGGAGTGCTGACCCCTTATTGTCCTGGACTGGATTGCAGACCCACAGCCAGAACCAGAGTTTGACTTGGACCCACACACAGACTGCACCTGCAGCAGAAGACATGTGTAGAGCCTGACAGTAAAATCAAATCGAACTAAATAGGATCAGCTGATTTGGATTGTTTTGTCCAAATGGGGAagttaaaaaatattgaaacaTTAAGACATTGCAAAAAAAGTGATAACAGAAAATtcattaaagctgtagttggtgaGTCTAAAAAAATCATACTTGCTAAAAAATGTCTACATAGTAGTGCATGAGATGTAATGTGtgcaaaaatatgtaattttctaattttctgCCTCCTTGTGGCACTCATAATGCATAATTGCATGTGAATTAAAACCACTGAGGGCTGAGGACTCTCTTCTGcagttgtcagtcatgtcaatcacaaCTTATGAACTACAATCTAACCATCAAATAGACAGagctgattaaatatgaatccaaattctgttactgcattgcctatttctgatcttagatgttttcagaaaaatattttagtgtactgtttagctgtaaaatgagaaagttacTCAGGCCGGTGAGCAGTAGGTGGTGGGCAGTGTGCCACCCGACTACAACAGGGTGGCCAGGTCACAAaccttctcattttacagctaaacagtacactgaaatatgtttctgaaaacatagGAGAtcagaaataggcaatgcagtaacagaatcttgattcatatttgatcagggctgcctagtttgacagtttgacctcaGTTCACAAGTGTGATTGATATGAGTGACAGCTGCGTTAAAGAGCTTTTCGgccctgattggttgttttcatggtgcagagggggaggagggtcGTGATTGTTTTCACAGACTATCTCTCTTAAAATActttcagaatatagtgacagttccAGAAActaccacaaaaaa includes:
- the tcf23 gene encoding transcription factor 24, producing MAVNPLEGLMSVAANHQLVSCSTAEPQRQQPCAAGSPASLHGHRQSTRNSQEPRKWVQSVCGSKSNSGSGCGSAIQSRTIRGQHSPENAARERSRVRNLRQAFHSLQAALPSVPPDTKLSKLDVLVLATNYIAYLTETLDQGGTLAEHTLPSRPGGYLHPVKKWPMRSLLYCGSVGELLSGAPANQTLPPGQDGTHPLTPTLEADKE